In Macadamia integrifolia cultivar HAES 741 chromosome 5, SCU_Mint_v3, whole genome shotgun sequence, a single window of DNA contains:
- the LOC122077909 gene encoding uncharacterized protein LOC122077909: MSQDNISPANPDPMEARVTKIEEMLANLTAMMQAQAGVAATGRRKSESIKNQELKDKVNLLEHLIRNLKGVEDQIIDTEGLCFFPHVRLPEKFKWTSEKFDGRGDPHTHLRSFIGQLRGGRGFTNEQLGQAFQFSLTGAAHHWLMALDSSSTRTWDDMMKAFTRQYSYNTEIELTRRELETTKQAAGEGFTSYLKRFRDKAAQMWDRPNEREQVGMIVRGLRDPYRKLLFTLPILNFDGLIVTAQQVEDAIFQEELPKMDQFATESSSSRRPPQQKSSGVNAIMSTLPSAAPTSSTTVAPFTLEQGITPLSRPKRQFANLSAPLSSIFSRLAKAGLISTIQPRPIPEPKPRWYNPDLFFHYHCQEGHTTDNCFNLKHAIQDLYDAKKFELRPKQPSVTTNPLPNHQSINALSEDLKEFDPTIFIRHLSI, encoded by the exons ATGAGTCAAGATAACATTTCACCAGCAAATCCTGACCCCATGGAGGCCCGTGTCACTAAGATTGAGGAGATGTTAGCAAACTTAACTGCGATGATGCAAGCTCAGGCTGGTGTTGCTGCAACAGGCAGAA GAAAGTCTGAAAGTATCAAGAACCAAGAGTTGAAGGATAAAGTTAATCTCCTTGAACACTTGATCAGGAACCTTAAAGGTGTTGAAGATCAGATCATTGATACAGAAGGGTTGTGTTTCTTTCCTCATGTTAGGTTgccagaaaaatttaaatggacctCTGAAAAGTTTGATGGTAGGGGTGATCCCCATACTCACTTAAGATCTTTTATTGGCCAGTTGAGGGGAGGCCGAGGCTTCACGAATGAGCAACTGGGgcaggccttccaattttcattgaCTGGTGCTGCTCACCATTGGCTAATGGCCCTAGATTCTTCCTCAACCCGCACTTGGGATGACATGATGAAGGCATTTACTCGCCAATACTCCTATAATACAGAGATAGAGTTGACCAGGAGAGAGTTGGAAACAACAAAGCAAGCAGCAGGTGAAGGGTTCACTAGCTATTTGAAAAGGTTTCGTGACAAAGCGGCTCAGATGTGGGATAGgccaaatgagagagagcaaGTGGGAATGATAGTGAGAGGATTGCGAGACCCATACCGAAAGTTATTGTTTACTCTCCCCatcctcaactttgatggtttgatagtCACGGCACAACAGGTCGAGGATGccatctttcaagaggaactcccTAAAATGGATCAGTTTGCAACTGAGTCCAGTAGTAGCAGAAGACCTCCACAACAGAAAAGCTCAGGGGTCAATGCCATAATGTCTACTCTCCCTTCTGCGGCACCAACATCGTCCACAACGGTAGCTCCGTTCACACTAGAGCAAGGGATAACTCCTCTCAGTCGACCTAAGAGGCAGTTCGCCAATTTGAGTGCACCCCTGAGTTCAATTTTTAGCAGATTAGCGAAGGCCGGATTGATTTCTACGATCCAACCAAGGCCTATTCCCGAGCCAAAGCCACGTTGGTATAATCCAGACCTATTTTTCCACTATCATTGCCAAGAAGGACATACCACAGATAACTGTTTCAATTTGAAACATGCTATACAGGACCTTTATGATGCTAAAAAGTTTGAGCTTCGACCTAAACAGCCTAGTGTAACCACAAATCCTCTTCCAAATCACCAATCAATCAATGCTCTTAGTGAGGATTTGAAAGAATTTGACCCCACCATCTTTATTAGGCATCTGTCTATCTAG